In the Oncorhynchus gorbuscha isolate QuinsamMale2020 ecotype Even-year linkage group LG05, OgorEven_v1.0, whole genome shotgun sequence genome, one interval contains:
- the clip1a gene encoding CAP-Gly domain-containing linker protein 1 isoform X2 — MSTTKPSGLKAPSKMGRSTGAPATKTTPSAAGSKVAAADKTTPGGGAAGTQDGGENFQVGERVWVNGNKPGVVQFLGEAQFAPGQWAGIVLDEPIGKNDGSVAGVRYFQCEALKGIFTRPSKLSYTEGEANGTQTTPSSRAGSPTPSTASLAPSVKKASTATPATPATPASNLARTNSESISNLSDTSSVKKGERELKNGDRVLVGGTKAGVVRFLGETDFAKGEWCGVELDEPLGKNDGAVAGTRYFQCQPKYGLFAPVHKVTRIGFPSTTPAKAKTMVRKLVATPSGLKRSPSASSISSMSSVASSVSAKPSRTGLLTETSSRYSRKISGTTAVQEVLKEKQQHIEQLMAERDMERAEVAKATTHVAEVEQELTLLREDQEQMEAKMDQLRTLVEAADKEKVELLNQLEEEKRKVEDLQFRVEEACITKGDLETQTKLEHAHIKELEQSLLFEKTKAEKLQRELEDTRVATVSEKSRIMELERDLVLRTREVADLRLRLEVQQSSEGSDSTTSPLLEEVSSLRAQLASQEDQQQVELAGLKEMLAAEEKAHSEAVSQFQVSSTKVSTDNEQLKLRLSQNEKENADVIELWRCKLESAIASHQQATEELKVSFSKGAGSQTTELVETKSALERLKVEYKQALEEAGARCEAEAAARARETGELNKQLLVVSEEKECLEESLRSSVESAEEQHLVEMEDVLGKLHTAELKVNELEEHEAKLVQQTQDRAKEVQELVAAMEVLQSQAGQGNQALQNLRTQLEEAQSQAHSQGNRVRELNSELEGKQQSLTSVLQDKVSLEQELGNLKQKLSESTDNQAKSTQTMQGLERKLKAGEERLDQLANEKAKLQSDISDMMKSSGDSSAQLTKMNEDITQKKRSLEELQTQLAEEKERAACSEEQQQQEVAQKEQELKAARDEHQGQLSNLQGKITQLEKSLQQCETQAKDLQTSQQKALSEASEHHAKQLQELQGQADKTKQELSVSRKKAQELERLVTELQPYKEKAQFLSGELDYSGQHIERLSTDLEKQISVLAHMSKESSDLKVQEGSHKNQLSELEAKLSASEASHQELSGKTEELLTLRDKLTKEQDELWTTNRKLDGENASLSREVEKLRVAVEEAQANNKSLSQSEAERQSQIEELQKTNAEKHEVLLKYQQEILQQETKRKQLAEVYEKTCEERNELQQSREKLTSEKDSLLLERDAARNAKKSLDAKNVELQARCQSLSLEKEDFYLKNTQLQAQTETLGKDKVEMFTQINAAIFDKEALQALNAELQNQLNITKQDLEKSVRDKVELHASKMSLAKMLDQSKTSSEVTDSERLHLLQEKEDLLATQRKVCSEKDELIKEREELKEKLRLSTEEVATSKEKVKELLSSFGVEKEALCLQNAETEKALHSIRKEKMAIELTLEKQNMESDCWVHEKEELQEKHTQEVSEKCTLTKERDKLAGEICSMKDQLASSTKANDDLKQANSNLTSLLEELKQKIEKVEAEGASLKKEKVDLQAQLQKLCSEREALEKSKTELAEVHHELKGNSEQMRLELIKKNDTLTKKQDLLLSQQTELNKSLQKDKEDLLLQVQEFKGQTESLSKAKMLLELQQQTEASDRSKLSSAKDDLSREREDLQTQLFTLTQEKITLLQSESSLKAEVASVCVERDTMASERNSLRSDLGQLKMTHTGLLGERQGLLEENVQMQVKVQDLTQQSVTREKAMDELSANLKDIGEERKALAGEVENLKAQLKERDQEKGDLAGDQICLSAKLEKLVNEVSSLAKEKVDLLAVQSRLEQDLSSLHSSQESRDGEHSRLMGEVEKLQVTQTQLEADAQTLRAEKSVMEGQHKASVAEASVSSKVREEMATNLEDLKVQKDALLKERDKATQQVTQLEAQLKNAISKQLEAAESSGKTAEVVELLTQEKGLLQQEKIEAQALLEEFRRAKQEMTNQLDSLKQQNSKYKKELNLSKEQLTSENQKISGLCQEIDKLKQATSVKSQSLVALQEENNKLTKELGSSKNETSGQQKLEAQQLNKQLQEMKQRETTMKKKLDEEKAFLQKSIHKSSALISEKDQELETLMSELSVLRGESAIAKTLKFTIQLLEKDKAQLQEHVQSLEKSLSGGQETVTSSSGDAALDQLRENKETAESQIEFLNSVIVDLQKKNEELKGKLEKMAEAALNGNNASELDNYDGFNKGPSKKKVPPRLFCDICDCFDLHDTEDCPTQMQMPDSPPHTTYHGSKDEERAYCDICEAFGHWTDSCNDDQTF, encoded by the exons ATGAGCACAACCAAGCCCAGCGGACTCAAAGCGCCCAGCAAGATGGGTAGGTCAACAGGGGCGCCAGCCACCAAGACCACCCCCTCCGCTG CCGGATCCAAAGTAGCTGCAGCGGACAAGACCACTCCAGGAGGCGGTGCAGCTGGGACACAAGATGGCGGGGAGAACTTTCAGGTTGGGGAGCGAGTGTGGGTGAATGGGAACAAACCTGGCGTGGTACAGTTCCTGGGGGAGGCTCAGTTTGCACCAGGACAGTGGGCTGGCATAGTGTTGGATGAGCCCATTGGGAAGAACGATGGCTCGGTGGCAGGGGTGCGCTATTTCCAGTGCGAGGCCCTGAAAGGGATATTCACCCGCCCCTCCAAGCTGTCCTACACAGAGGGCGAGGCCAATGGGACTCAGACAACACCTTCGTCCCGGGCTGGGTCGCCCACCCCCTCCACCGCCAGCCTGGCCCCCTCTGTCAAAAAAGCCTCAACTGCAACGCCTGCCACGCCAGCCACTCCAGCCTCCAACCTGGCACGCACAAACAGCGAGTCCATCTCCAACCTTTCAGACACCAGCTCGGtcaagaaaggggagagggagctGAAGAATGGAGACCGCGTTTTG GTTGGTGGCACAAAAGCTGGTGTGGTTCGCTTTCTTGGTGAAACAGACTTTGCCAAGGgagagtggtgtggtgtggaacTAGATGAGCCCCTGGGAAAGAACGATGGGGCAGTGGCAGGAACCAG ATACTTTCAATGCCAACCCAAGTATGGCCTGTTTGCCCCAGTCCACAAGGTCACGCGTATTGGCTTCCCCTCCACCACGCCGGCCAAGGCAAAGACCATGGTGCGGAAGTTGGTGGCCACGCCCTCGGGCCTGAAGCGCAGCCCCAGCGCCTCCTCCATCAGCTCCATGAGCTCTGTGGCCTCCTCTGTCAGTGCCAAGCCCAGCCGCACAGGCCTG ctGACAGAAACGTCATCACGGTACTCGAGAAAGATCTCTGGCACCACAGCAGTTCAGGAGGTGCTGAAGGAGAAGCAGCAGCACATCGAGCAGCTGATGGCGGAGCGTGACATGGAGAGGGCAGAGGTGGCCAAGGCAACCACCCATGTGGCCGAGGTGGAGCAGGAACTGACCCTGCTGAGAGAGGACCAGGAGCAG ATGGAGGCCAAGATGGACCAATTACGCACCCTGGTGGAGGCTGCTGACAAGGAGAAGGTTGAGCTGCTCAATcagctggaggaggagaagag GAAAGTGGAGGACCTCCAGTTCCGTGTGGAGGAAGCTTGCATTACCAAAGGAGACctggag ACGCAGACCAAACTGGAGCATGCCCACATTAAGGAGCTTGAACAGAGCCTACTCTTTGAAAAGACCAAAGCTGAGAAACTCCAGAGAGAGTTAGAAGACACTAGG GTGGCCACGGTGTCAGAGAAGTCCCGCATCATGGAACTGGAGAGGGACTTGGTACTGAGGACCAGGGAGGTGGCTGACCTGCGGCTGCGTCTGGAGGTCCAGCAAAGCTCGGAGGGCTCAGACTctaccacctcccctctcctggAAGAGGTGAGCTCTCTGAGGGCTCAGCTGGCCTCTCAAGAAGATCAGCAACAGGTTGAGCTGGCTGGGCTGAAGGAGATGCTGGCAGCGGAGGAGAAGGCCCACAGTGAGGCAGTGTCTCAGTTCCAAGTCTCATCCACCAAGGTCTCCACAGACAACGAGCAGTTGAAGCTGCGCCTCAGTCAGAACGAGAAGGAGAATGCAGACGTCATAGAGCTGTGGCGCTGCAAGCTGGAATCTGCCATCGCCTCACACCAGCAGGCCACGGAGGAGCTGAAGGTGTCCTTCAGTAAAGGGGCCGGTTCCCAGACGACAGAGCTGGTGGAGACCAAGAGTGCCCTGGAGAGGCTGAAGGTGGAGTACAAGCAGGCACTGGAGGAGGCGGGAGCCAGGTGTGAGGCAGAGGCTGCAGCCCGGGCACGGGAGACGGGGGAGCTCAACAAACAGCTGCTGGTCGTGTCGGAGGAGAAGGAGTGCCTGGAGGAGAGCCTGCGGTCCAGTGTAGAGAGTGCTGAGGAGCAGCACCTGGTGGAGATGGAGGACGTGCTGGGCAAACTGCACACTGCTGAGCTGAAGGTAAACGAGCTGGAGGAGCATGAAGCTAAGCTTGTCCAGCAGACCCAGGACCGTGCCAAGGAGGTCCAGGAGCTGGTGGCAGCTATGGAGGTCCTGCAGTCCCAGGCAGGCCAAGGTAACCAAGCTCTCCAGAACCTGAGGACCCAGCTGGAGGAGGCCCAGAGCCAAGCTCACTCACAGGGCAACAGG GTCAGGGAGTTGAACTCTGAGCTGGAGGGTAAGCAGCAGAGCCTAACCTCTGTGCTGCAAGACAAGGTCTCCTTGGAGCAAGAGCTGGGCAACCTG AAACAAAAACTGTCAGAAAGCACAGACAATCAGGCTAAGTCGACACAAACTATGCAAG GGCTGGAGAGGAAGCTaaaggctggagaggagaggcttGATCAGCTCGCAAACGAAAAGGCCAAGCTCCAAAGTGACATCTCAGACATGATGAAGTCATCAGGCGACAGTTCAGCACAGCTTACCAAAATGAATGAAGACATCACTCAGAAAAAAAG GAGTCTGGAAGAGTTACAGACCCAACTCGCAGAGGAGAAGGAGCGGGCTGCATGTTCTGAGGAGCAACAACAGCAGGAAGTTGCCCAGAAGGAGCAGGAGCTGAAGGCTGCCAGAGACGAGCATCAGGGCCAGCTAAGCAACCTGCAGGGGAAAATCACACAACTG GAGAAGAGTTTGCAGCAGTGTGAGACCCAGGCCAAGGATCTTCAGACCTCCCAGCAGAAGGCCCTGTCTGAGGCCTCAGAGCACCATGCCAAGCAGCTCCAGGAGCTGCAGGGTCAGGCTGACAAGACCAAGCAGGAGCTGAGTGTCTCCAGGAAGAAGGCCCAGGAACTGGAGAGGCTGGTGACTGAGCTGCAGCCTTACAAAGAGAAGGCTCAG TTTCTTTCTGGTGAGCTCGACTACTCCGGGCAGCATATTGAGAGATTGTCCACAGACCTGGAGAAGCAAATCTCAGTGCTGGCGCACATGTCTAAGGAAAGCTCAGATCTCAAAGTTCAGGAAGGAAGTCACAAAAATCAACTCTCTGAACTGGAGGCCAAGCTCTCAGCCTCGGAGGCTAGTCACCAGGAGCTCTCAGGTAAGACTGAAGAACTTCTGACACTGAGGGACAAGCTCACAAAAGAGCAGGATGAACTTTGGACCACCAACCGGAAGCTAGATGGAGAGAATGCCTCACTATCCAGAGAGGTGGAGAAGCTTAGAGTTGCTGTTGAGGAGGCACAGGCCAATAACAAATCCCTCAGTCAATCTGAAGCGGAGCGTCAGTCCCAAATTGAGGAGCTTCAAAAGACAAATGCAGAGAAGCATGAGGTCCTTTTGAAGTACCAACAGGAGATCCTGCAGCAGGAAACTAAGAGGAAGCAGCTAGCAGAGGTCTATGAGAAGACCTGTGAGGAGAGGAACGAGCTCCAGCAAAGCAGGGAGAAGCTGACCTCTGAGAAGGATAGCCTTTTGTTGGAGAGGGATGCAGCCAGAAATGCTAAGAAATCCCTTGATGCAAAGAATGTGGAGTTGCAGGCAAGGTGTCAGTCTTTAAGCTTGGAAAAAGAAGACTTCTATCTGAAAAACACTCAGCTGCAGGCACAGACAGAGACCTTGGGCAAAGATAAAGTGGAGATGTTTACTCAAATTAATGCTGCCATATTTGACAAAGAGGCCCTCCAAGCCTTGAATGCAGAGCTTCAAAATCAGCTGAATATCACTAAGCAGGATCTTGAGAAGTCTGTCCGTGACAAGGTTGAGCTACATGCTTCAAAAATGAGCCTGGCCAAAATGCTGGACCAGTCCAAGACCAGCAGTGAGGTTACCGACTCTGAGAGGCTTCACCtgctgcaggagaaagaggacctGCTTGCTACCCAGCGAAAGGTGTGTTCTGAGAAAGATGAACTTatcaaggagagagaagagttaaAGGAGAAGCTCAGACTTTCTACAGAGGAAGTGGCAACCTCTAAGGAGAAAGTTAAAGAGCTGTTGTCATCTTTTGGCGTGGAGAAGGAAGCACTTTGTCTCCAGAATGCAGAAACTGAGAAGGCGCTACACTCCATTCGCAAAGAGAAGATGGCTATAGAATTAACACTGGAAAAGCAGAACATGGAGAGTGACTGTTGGGTACATGAAAAGGAAGAGCTGCAAGAAAAGCACACACAGGAGGTCTCTGAAAAGTGTACTCTAACAAAAGAGCGTGACAAGCTAGCAGGTGAGATCTGCAGTATGAAGGACCAGTTGGCCAGCTCCACTAAGGCCAATGATGACCTGAAGCAAGCCAATTCCAACCTCACGTCCTTGCTGGAGGAATTAAAACAGAAGATAGAAAAGGTGGAGGCTGAGGGAGCTTCCTTGAAAAAAGAAAAGGTTGATCTACAGGCACAGCTTCAGAAGCTTTGCTCAGAGAGGGAGGCCCTTGAAAAAAGCAAAACTGAACTTGCAGAGGTGCATCATGAACTAAAAGGCAACTCTGAACAGATGCGTTTGGAACTCATTAAGAAGAACGATACCCTAACAAAAAAGCAGGATCTCCTGCTTTCGCAGCAGACGGAGCTTAACAAGAGCCTACAGAAGGACAAAGAGGATCTGCTTCTGCAGGTCCAGGAGTTCAAAGGTCAAACGGAATCACTTTCAAAGGCAAAAATGCTTCTTGAATTGCAGCAGCAGACTGAAGCAAGTGACCGAAGTAAACTGTCCTCTGCAAAGGATGacctctccagagagagagaggacttacAGACACAGTTGTTCACTCTGACACAGGAGAAGATTACTCTCCTGCAGTCTGAATCCAGCCTGAAGGCAGAGGTTGCCTCTGTTTGTGTTGAAAGAGACACAATGGCCTCTGAGAGAAATAGTTTGCGTAGTGATTTAGGGCAACTTAAGATGACCCACACTGGCTTGTTAGGTGAGAGACAGGGTCTTCTTGAGGAGAATGTCCAGATGCAAGTCAAAGTGCAGGACCTCACTCAACAATCTGTTACCAGAGAGAAGGCCATGGATGAGTTGTCTGCCAACCTTAAGGAtattggagaggagagaaaagccTTGGCTGGGGAGGTTGAGAACTTAAAGGCACAGCTGAAGGAGAGGGACCAGGAAAAGGGTGACTTGGCTGGAGACCAAATATGCCTGTCTGCCAAGCTGGAGAAGCTTGTCAACGAGGTCTCCTCCCTGGCTAAGGAGAAGGTAGACCTCCTAGCTGTACAGTCCCGCCTGGAGCAAGACCTTTCCTCCCTCCACAGCAGCCAAGAGAGTAGGGATGGGGAACACTCAAGGCTCATGGGGGAGGTAGAGAAGTTGCAAGTTACCCAGACACAGCTTGAAGCAGATGCCCAGACCCTACGTGCTGAGAAGTCAGTGATGGAGGGACAGCACAAAGCCTCTGTGGCGGAGGCATCTGTGTCTTCCAAGGTCAGAGAAGAAATGGCCACCAACCTGGAAGACCTGAAGGTCCAGAaggatgccttgctcaaggagAGGGACAAAGCCACCCAGCAGGTCACCCAGCTTGAGGCTCAACTAAAAAATGCTATTTCCAAGCAGCTTGAG GCAGCGGAGTCCTCAGGGAAGACTGCTGAGGTCGTGGAGTTGCTGACACAAGAGAAGGGCCTTCTGCAGCAGGAGAAGATTGAGGCCCAGGCTCTGCTGGAGGAGTTCAGGCGTGCCAAGCAGGAGATGACCAATCAG CTGGATTCCTTGAAGCAACAGAATTCCAAATACAAAAAGGAGCTCAACCTTTCTAAAGAGCAGCTCACCTCAGAGAACCAGAAAATCAGCGGCCTGTGCCAGGAGAT tgaTAAGCTGAAGCAAGCTACCTCTGTGAAGTCCCAGTCCCTGGTAGCCTTACAGGAGGAGAACAACAAGCTCACCAAGGAGCTTGGCAGCAGCAAGAATGAGACCAGTGGCCAGCAGAAG CTGGAAGCTCAGCAGCTCAATAAACAGTTGCAAGAAATGAAGCAGAG